A stretch of Acidobacteriota bacterium DNA encodes these proteins:
- a CDS encoding PEGA domain-containing protein, translating into MIVSGVLALPFDDSAGFTAPPAFGPFRVLHQIGSGALGPVFRTFEPQLEKLVAVKAFRLDVVPEVTSKLADALRRFAATPIEHPAVVSALDAGLEGTTAFLATEYVAAETLDGRLRQMAPARIEAALPLLHQMAGAIEAAWAMGVGHGSLHPRDIFVLSAARGSGPSATRLRVAGFGVVPALEALRIPAPIRRPYTAPERAEGGDWDIRADVYSLAVIAHELLTGRRPGAADEQAGELAAGTSDELRVAIRRALSGGLAADRGLRFATPTAFVEALTSGVEVGPVVVPLGHTPSLFDVDPEPEVTSVSDSVAHAEPEPVVVVPVAPLPEPMSFRSTELRRPTLPDLAAWNDSAPPRGRGLVAVIVVTAVLAGTGLGYWWRGPAVADAPVAQEAPSTPADGPVDAGGPAAAPTPSGAAVAVTALPAMSPAPVADVRRGRLLVRSIPAGALVSVNGRARGTTPATIRDLSFGTYNVAVSRSGYQRRTQRVTVSKGSPARDITVELVSTAPLAPVATTGAVYVETRPAGASVSIDGRVVGTAPMRVPELSPGPHRILVDMAGHKSVTTTAVVRAGQQTLVRLSLEISVR; encoded by the coding sequence ATGATCGTTTCAGGAGTTTTAGCGCTGCCATTCGACGACTCCGCCGGATTTACCGCGCCGCCCGCTTTCGGCCCCTTTCGCGTCCTGCACCAGATTGGCAGCGGCGCTCTGGGGCCTGTTTTTCGGACGTTCGAACCCCAGCTTGAGAAACTCGTGGCCGTCAAGGCGTTCCGCCTCGATGTGGTGCCGGAGGTCACCTCGAAGTTGGCCGACGCGCTGCGGCGTTTTGCGGCGACCCCGATCGAGCACCCTGCTGTGGTTTCGGCCCTCGATGCCGGACTGGAGGGAACCACAGCGTTCCTGGCCACCGAGTACGTGGCGGCCGAGACGCTCGACGGAAGGCTTCGGCAGATGGCCCCGGCGCGAATCGAGGCCGCCCTTCCGCTGCTGCACCAGATGGCCGGCGCGATTGAGGCGGCGTGGGCGATGGGCGTGGGGCACGGCTCCCTGCACCCCCGGGACATCTTCGTGCTGTCAGCCGCGCGCGGCAGCGGGCCCAGCGCGACGCGTCTTCGTGTGGCGGGATTTGGCGTGGTACCGGCGTTGGAAGCACTACGCATCCCGGCGCCCATCCGGCGGCCGTATACCGCGCCGGAACGGGCCGAGGGCGGCGACTGGGACATCCGCGCGGACGTGTACTCGCTGGCGGTCATCGCCCACGAACTTCTGACGGGACGCCGGCCCGGCGCTGCCGACGAGCAGGCGGGCGAACTGGCCGCAGGAACATCGGACGAACTGCGCGTCGCGATCCGCCGAGCGCTGTCGGGTGGCTTGGCCGCGGACCGGGGGCTGCGGTTCGCCACGCCGACCGCGTTTGTTGAGGCCTTGACCTCGGGAGTAGAGGTGGGCCCGGTCGTGGTCCCTCTCGGGCATACGCCCTCGTTGTTTGATGTAGATCCGGAGCCTGAGGTGACGAGCGTCAGCGACTCCGTGGCTCACGCCGAGCCGGAGCCCGTGGTTGTGGTGCCGGTGGCGCCGCTGCCGGAGCCCATGTCGTTCCGATCAACGGAACTGCGCCGCCCGACGTTGCCGGACCTGGCCGCGTGGAATGACTCGGCGCCGCCGCGCGGCCGCGGTCTGGTCGCCGTGATCGTGGTCACAGCGGTGTTGGCCGGCACTGGCCTCGGGTACTGGTGGCGAGGACCGGCTGTGGCCGACGCCCCCGTCGCGCAGGAGGCGCCTTCGACGCCGGCCGACGGTCCCGTTGACGCAGGGGGGCCCGCGGCTGCACCGACGCCTTCTGGCGCTGCCGTCGCGGTGACGGCTCTGCCAGCAATGTCGCCCGCGCCGGTCGCCGATGTGCGGCGTGGCCGGCTGCTGGTGCGGTCGATACCGGCCGGCGCATTGGTGTCGGTCAACGGGCGGGCTCGCGGCACGACGCCGGCCACGATTCGTGACCTGTCGTTTGGCACGTACAACGTCGCGGTGTCGCGGTCGGGTTATCAGCGGCGTACGCAGCGCGTGACCGTCAGCAAGGGCTCGCCGGCACGTGACATCACGGTGGAGTTGGTGAGTACGGCGCCGCTTGCGCCGGTGGCCACCACCGGCGCGGTTTATGTTGAGACACGGCCGGCGGGCGCCTCCGTGTCCATCGACGGACGAGTGGTGGGCACGGCGCCGATGCGGGTGCCCGAGTTGTCGCCGGGTCCGCATAGGATTCTTGTGGACATGGCCGGGCACAAGAGCGTGACGACCACCGCCGTGGTGCGGGCCGGCCAGCAGACGCTGGTGCGCCTGTCGTTGGAGATTTCCGTAAGGTAA